From a single Gimesia fumaroli genomic region:
- a CDS encoding phage baseplate assembly protein V: MRIPQSSPVSETQYEAGGYAKGVALATVTQNKDDQNLCRVKVRYSWSDTESYWARLAVPMAGKGRGWVTIPEVGDEVLVVFEREDIRYPYIVGSLWNGKQTPPVNNSNGKNDVRILKSRKQHHLMFDDGSKGVVELKHEKGRKIRFDDDGFIVEDEKGNVVQVDSTSGNMSIKAKGHLQIKAKTISIEADATMEIKAGATLNIKGQLININ, encoded by the coding sequence ATGAGGATACCGCAATCTTCTCCAGTAAGCGAAACTCAGTATGAGGCAGGGGGCTATGCCAAAGGCGTTGCGCTTGCAACGGTTACACAAAATAAAGACGACCAGAATCTCTGTCGCGTAAAAGTAAGATACAGCTGGAGTGATACCGAGAGTTATTGGGCTCGACTTGCTGTTCCTATGGCGGGAAAAGGGCGAGGTTGGGTTACGATTCCCGAAGTCGGCGACGAAGTGCTTGTCGTGTTCGAACGAGAAGACATCCGATATCCCTACATTGTTGGATCGTTGTGGAATGGGAAACAGACGCCACCAGTCAATAACTCCAATGGCAAAAATGATGTCCGAATTCTTAAATCTCGCAAGCAACACCACCTTATGTTTGATGATGGGAGCAAGGGAGTTGTCGAACTCAAACATGAAAAGGGACGAAAAATTCGTTTCGATGATGACGGCTTCATCGTGGAAGATGAGAAAGGGAATGTAGTTCAGGTGGATAGTACGAGCGGTAACATGAGTATCAAGGCCAAGGGGCATCTGCAAATCAAAGCGAAGACAATCAGTATCGAAGCGGACGCCACAATGGAGATTAAAGCGGGGGCAACTCTGAATATCAAAGGGCAGTTGATCAACATTAACTAG
- a CDS encoding phage late control D family protein, protein MQVELSQLAKRYSDFYTPAFSVRLSGQDLVRELLAPVSQLEVDLMLGAASRFSFTIPNCYDQEKGIFRTSQSKNLLNKLEFGSKVELYMGYGDSKSLPIVLKGVVTEITTDFPEGGVPELTIAGYDYGFSMTIGKNKRTWSKKRDSYAATEIAQFHNLGAKIESTIDEQIQIEQNQESDWEFLKKLAERNHFELYVDEQATLHFARPDKKQSAIVKLEYGKALLSFRPEANLAGQISRVEVYGWDLRQNKKIVGVANAGQEFGLRGDSPGQFLRSFGPGPKKQPTLRIRQPVRSQAEAKKLAQNILNERAEKFLTGEGECIGLPEIRPDRNVKLDRLGGSFSKTYYIHQATHKIDSNGYRTRFKVKETGL, encoded by the coding sequence ATGCAAGTGGAACTTTCCCAACTCGCTAAACGCTATAGTGATTTCTATACACCTGCCTTCTCAGTTCGACTGAGCGGGCAAGACCTTGTGCGCGAATTACTGGCTCCCGTAAGTCAATTGGAAGTGGACCTCATGCTCGGTGCTGCCTCGCGTTTTAGCTTTACTATTCCCAATTGCTACGACCAAGAAAAGGGAATTTTCCGTACGAGTCAAAGTAAAAACTTGTTAAACAAACTTGAATTTGGATCCAAGGTAGAACTCTACATGGGGTACGGTGACTCGAAGTCATTGCCAATAGTTTTAAAGGGAGTTGTCACAGAAATCACGACTGACTTCCCCGAAGGTGGTGTTCCTGAACTCACAATTGCTGGGTACGACTATGGGTTCTCAATGACCATTGGCAAGAATAAACGCACTTGGTCAAAAAAACGAGATAGTTATGCAGCTACTGAAATTGCACAATTTCACAACCTGGGAGCGAAGATCGAATCCACCATCGATGAACAGATTCAGATTGAACAAAACCAGGAAAGCGATTGGGAATTCCTCAAAAAACTGGCAGAACGAAATCACTTCGAATTGTATGTCGACGAGCAAGCGACACTTCACTTTGCGAGACCTGACAAAAAACAGAGCGCGATCGTAAAGCTGGAATATGGCAAAGCGTTACTCAGCTTTCGTCCTGAGGCTAATTTAGCGGGTCAAATCTCTCGAGTGGAAGTTTACGGCTGGGATCTTCGTCAAAACAAGAAGATCGTAGGGGTTGCAAATGCAGGCCAAGAATTTGGTCTCAGAGGGGACAGCCCAGGTCAATTTTTAAGATCATTTGGCCCTGGACCCAAAAAACAACCGACATTACGAATTCGACAACCTGTACGAAGTCAGGCTGAAGCGAAGAAACTTGCCCAAAATATTTTAAATGAACGTGCAGAAAAGTTCCTTACTGGTGAAGGGGAATGTATTGGTCTTCCCGAGATACGACCTGATCGGAATGTGAAACTTGATCGACTTGGCGGTTCTTTTTCGAAAACGTATTACATCCATCAGGCTACTCATAAGATTGATAGCAATGGCTACCGTACGCGCTTCAAAGTAAAGGAGACGGGACTATGA
- a CDS encoding GPW/gp25 family protein produces the protein MNLNTDDYDRKAFLGRGWAMPVSLDLRTGRVAFVEYEDDIRESIRIVLETAPGERVMRPNFGCGIHDLVYANLDTTTMHRVRSLVEEALRRCEARIEVLKVVVDDQAVLKGQLLIEVEYRVRKTNQTGNLVFPFYFGEGGQP, from the coding sequence ATGAATTTAAATACTGATGATTATGATCGCAAAGCATTCCTCGGACGAGGTTGGGCAATGCCTGTTTCGCTGGATTTGCGCACCGGTCGCGTCGCCTTTGTAGAGTATGAAGATGATATTCGTGAATCAATTCGAATCGTGCTTGAAACGGCTCCTGGAGAACGGGTGATGCGACCGAACTTCGGATGCGGAATTCATGACCTTGTATATGCCAACCTGGATACGACCACAATGCACAGGGTGCGTTCCCTAGTCGAAGAAGCACTTCGTCGATGTGAAGCTCGCATCGAAGTTCTCAAGGTGGTGGTCGACGACCAGGCGGTTCTGAAGGGTCAATTGCTGATTGAAGTGGAATATCGAGTTCGCAAAACGAATCAAACGGGCAACCTTGTCTTTCCGTTCTATTTTGGGGAAGGAGGTCAGCCGTGA
- a CDS encoding baseplate J/gp47 family protein, which yields MKSPRAPRIDDRRQSEFLAELRRRAQVWVPDWGLEGGEQDFGIALLEVAARFDSEVTQRLDQAGDKMLRGFLDWLGIQRKAAQAARVPVVFKTATGTQDLVLATAPITLQADVDGTPVVFETETQLNIVPGLLDVVVGVDVEKDAFYLPAPGLTEVEPLSSMSTQWKLKSFAAANQNKLQLETDSGLTEGMIIAAGKNEYRVIEVENGIATVEPDLQGGLIKSEIVRQVKTFQPFDGYARNRQEHVLYLGHRELLNIDSAVTIEVRGAGALSNGFKWEYWGKTKEDEETKWQPIEVNPEDQKAGMTVLTKGKGTIEPFKIGHTESRWIRARTKKVEGSKPKLQVEELTLKINSISTGFPDSGEDDLPDKQAFANNTPLVHDNVFYPLGRDPKLFDAFYIGCEEAFSKKKADVQVCMQLAATNFPAGLAHLRVEINGEGSEILAGSASDRGLHLFKFNSEQDELEYWTKPKLLRPPSPNSDSADADRSLVTLDEPRFRVPIWKNGGDVFVAVAAGNEVWLWKQDITTPSQCGWQSLGELPESTDEDIITGLVYLETPSHSRLFALCSGKLFKCDPTLKTKIWKELETNETIDANDKLVKLTRIEPIRVEIDNKLSQGSLEQGLIGVADKGLYRIHVADNQDLVKCISLLGNEVSQKHSPVAVFIPKKGQIGGHLIAVAVGKDKDKLFAVKYEDENSGPPDNTKLDLDSRVVGSSIDANFMGESLQVAVSVKKSTSNISELVMWEPFTSDPLRRDLSAVGFTPIGAPSLLTGHVVVPTTQNQIIATKIGFLAKLQSAIITSTEQIQETQPTENKVYKVAIPTGKKPPYQLTPLDLGAGKKDEAGRTLFEFDFPSVEGEVFIFSEGLNNYQGEINSKKELLIDKTDTTTTIDSVLLIIMDSTNFLARVKDFDDERKKVTFDESLNQLENESIPTEGTAVSYKTNRIFGEPQYVTFLHKGGKSITLEQNSTVGVGSFLRISYRDRSVLRKVTNIRNGGDYADFSPVSNDQIPKIACTYQKLKEDQIALVEGENNEIKLHQDDISTKVGTFLRITTETSSGTYQVISMRGNSNEPRIAKLNIQEKDNILKFQELEDVAYQAVISTLPLLKLDEKLKTSHADLAARGLTFLGADPQTIKGEVFKVDDTDPDQSELVILERHWEKAPKIIKEENDSLVNYLTVNSINDWTVSLINTDTNPVLSWEYWNGKGWSELDGAEDGTHNLKSNGSLKFKAPDDFESSDWAGKTNFWIRGRLIGGDYGKETVSIQTTKPQKNGKNIETTQVVTRSNEDIRAPSIVKLAVVYSLSTDVQPEFVLAQDSGSVRDQSDANRTKGATVEAFVPLKLSLGRLIDDASQAAASSDEAQQADSPDHEEGAAKEEHPSEDPTQANSKEDSEQVAKGKAIFIGVEGQLRGDLVNMFMLADQQSNSAFVPLTINALVDNHFIWIAAKDNTRGLSESGLISMSFPVSPTEDELFGLKRKWLQLKPSKDNQMKDWRPKLCGAYLNSVWASARETLTRELLDSSTGEPNLTVTLARPPVLSNTLELRVRENLTEEDRKELLELGTGQVLSNVEDLPGDWVLWRCVVDPLDESAGDRVYALDENTGRIRFGDGLHGLIPPIGRDNILAFRYQRTEPNQPDEIDSPGNQVKARSELNLVSPIPSVEKVIAADDAAGGAPPESDERVMQFGLSRLRHRQRAVTLRDFKEIALQSSPEIVQAHAFQRQSSVQLIVVMRGDQPKPTAAQVRALHRTILASSSISLSAPNALAIEGPTLRRFRILLKLQVISIDAAGEVAREVKRRLHTYFDSAGGGDEGEGWPVGANPNESDISFALRDTPNLVSIINAHLVEVFNDNDDKPWPEALDGTELALLAKDSVRIQFDMVEEFK from the coding sequence GTGAAATCACCACGTGCCCCAAGAATCGACGACCGTCGGCAATCTGAGTTCTTGGCAGAATTGCGTCGTCGTGCCCAGGTGTGGGTTCCTGATTGGGGACTTGAAGGTGGAGAGCAGGATTTCGGCATTGCACTGTTGGAAGTGGCCGCACGATTCGATTCTGAAGTCACCCAACGTTTGGATCAAGCTGGAGACAAAATGCTTCGTGGTTTTCTCGACTGGCTTGGAATCCAGAGGAAAGCGGCTCAGGCCGCCCGCGTACCTGTTGTTTTCAAAACAGCAACAGGTACACAAGATCTGGTGCTGGCGACCGCACCGATCACGCTTCAAGCGGATGTTGACGGGACACCTGTCGTCTTTGAAACGGAAACCCAGTTAAACATTGTCCCCGGTTTGCTCGACGTAGTGGTCGGGGTCGATGTTGAGAAAGACGCGTTCTATCTTCCCGCGCCGGGGCTCACTGAAGTTGAACCTTTGTCGTCGATGTCTACCCAGTGGAAATTGAAGTCGTTCGCCGCGGCTAATCAAAATAAATTGCAACTCGAGACTGATTCTGGTTTGACAGAAGGTATGATCATCGCCGCAGGAAAAAACGAATACCGAGTCATCGAAGTTGAAAATGGCATCGCAACTGTTGAACCTGACTTGCAGGGTGGCCTCATCAAAAGTGAGATCGTTCGTCAAGTGAAAACATTTCAACCCTTTGACGGCTACGCCCGCAATCGTCAGGAACATGTTCTTTATCTTGGTCACAGGGAGCTTTTAAACATAGATTCCGCGGTAACCATTGAAGTGCGCGGCGCTGGTGCCCTGTCAAACGGTTTTAAGTGGGAGTATTGGGGAAAAACAAAAGAGGACGAAGAGACCAAATGGCAGCCCATCGAAGTCAATCCTGAAGATCAGAAGGCAGGTATGACGGTATTGACAAAAGGAAAAGGCACAATCGAACCGTTTAAAATTGGTCATACAGAAAGTCGCTGGATAAGAGCCCGCACGAAGAAGGTGGAAGGCAGTAAGCCCAAGTTGCAGGTTGAAGAGCTAACACTAAAAATTAATTCTATTTCGACCGGTTTTCCAGACTCCGGGGAAGATGACTTGCCGGACAAACAAGCATTTGCCAACAACACACCGCTTGTCCACGATAACGTTTTTTATCCCCTTGGTCGCGATCCAAAACTCTTTGATGCTTTCTACATCGGTTGTGAAGAGGCGTTTTCCAAGAAGAAAGCTGATGTGCAAGTTTGTATGCAACTCGCAGCTACAAATTTTCCCGCTGGCCTCGCTCATCTGCGAGTAGAAATTAACGGAGAGGGGAGCGAAATCCTTGCTGGTTCTGCCTCGGATCGTGGTTTGCACCTGTTTAAATTCAATTCTGAACAAGATGAATTGGAGTACTGGACCAAGCCAAAATTGTTGCGACCGCCATCGCCGAATAGCGATAGTGCTGATGCCGATAGATCGCTTGTCACACTCGATGAACCACGGTTCCGTGTTCCTATTTGGAAAAATGGTGGTGATGTTTTCGTTGCGGTCGCCGCTGGAAATGAAGTGTGGTTGTGGAAACAGGACATTACAACGCCCTCCCAATGTGGTTGGCAATCATTGGGTGAACTACCAGAATCGACAGACGAGGACATTATCACTGGTCTTGTCTACCTCGAGACACCAAGTCACAGTAGATTATTTGCGCTGTGCAGTGGCAAGTTATTTAAATGTGACCCAACCCTTAAGACAAAAATTTGGAAAGAGCTGGAAACCAATGAAACCATAGATGCCAATGACAAACTTGTTAAATTAACGCGCATCGAGCCTATAAGAGTAGAGATAGATAATAAACTCAGTCAAGGCAGTTTGGAACAGGGGTTAATTGGTGTTGCGGACAAAGGCCTATATCGCATTCATGTAGCTGACAATCAAGACCTAGTTAAGTGCATTTCACTTCTAGGCAATGAAGTATCCCAGAAACATTCACCCGTGGCTGTGTTCATTCCTAAGAAAGGACAAATCGGTGGGCATCTAATTGCAGTTGCAGTTGGCAAAGACAAAGACAAACTATTTGCGGTTAAATATGAGGATGAAAATTCAGGACCCCCGGACAACACCAAGCTTGATCTCGACTCAAGAGTTGTAGGATCTTCGATTGATGCGAATTTTATGGGTGAGAGCTTACAGGTTGCTGTCAGCGTTAAAAAATCGACATCCAATATATCTGAATTGGTGATGTGGGAACCATTCACTTCAGATCCGTTAAGACGAGACCTTTCTGCCGTCGGATTCACACCCATCGGTGCACCATCCCTTTTGACCGGGCACGTAGTAGTGCCCACCACTCAAAACCAGATCATCGCTACGAAAATTGGATTCTTAGCGAAACTACAGAGCGCTATTATTACATCAACAGAGCAGATCCAGGAGACCCAGCCCACAGAGAACAAAGTCTATAAGGTTGCAATACCGACCGGCAAAAAGCCACCTTACCAACTTACACCCTTAGACTTAGGGGCAGGTAAGAAGGATGAGGCTGGAAGAACGCTCTTTGAATTCGACTTTCCTTCAGTCGAAGGAGAGGTTTTTATTTTTTCAGAGGGTCTAAATAACTACCAAGGTGAGATTAATAGTAAGAAAGAGTTACTAATTGATAAAACTGACACTACTACGACTATCGACTCAGTGTTGTTGATTATTATGGATAGCACTAACTTTTTGGCGCGTGTTAAGGATTTCGATGATGAAAGAAAGAAGGTTACGTTTGATGAGAGTCTCAATCAGTTAGAAAATGAATCTATCCCTACTGAAGGTACTGCTGTTAGCTACAAGACGAATCGGATTTTCGGTGAACCGCAATATGTTACATTTCTTCACAAAGGTGGTAAATCAATCACCTTAGAACAAAACAGCACTGTGGGCGTGGGTTCTTTCTTGCGAATCAGCTACAGAGACAGGAGTGTGCTTCGGAAAGTAACTAACATTAGAAATGGTGGTGACTATGCAGATTTTTCCCCTGTTAGCAATGACCAGATTCCTAAGATAGCTTGCACTTACCAGAAACTAAAAGAAGATCAAATTGCTTTGGTAGAGGGTGAAAATAACGAGATCAAACTTCATCAAGATGACATCAGTACCAAGGTTGGGACGTTTTTACGAATCACTACTGAAACGTCGAGTGGAACCTATCAAGTGATATCAATGAGGGGTAACTCAAATGAGCCTCGCATTGCTAAGCTGAATATACAAGAAAAAGATAATATACTTAAGTTTCAAGAGTTAGAAGATGTTGCCTATCAGGCCGTCATTAGTACGCTTCCCCTGCTGAAACTGGATGAAAAATTAAAGACTTCGCACGCTGATTTGGCGGCACGGGGTTTGACCTTCCTGGGAGCCGACCCTCAAACGATTAAAGGCGAAGTATTCAAAGTCGATGACACTGACCCGGATCAATCAGAACTCGTTATCTTGGAACGACATTGGGAAAAGGCACCCAAGATTATTAAAGAAGAGAACGATTCTCTGGTTAACTATCTTACTGTCAATAGCATCAATGATTGGACCGTCTCACTAATTAATACGGATACCAATCCGGTCCTTTCCTGGGAATATTGGAATGGAAAAGGGTGGTCGGAGCTTGATGGAGCAGAAGATGGAACGCATAACCTCAAGTCAAATGGTTCACTGAAATTCAAGGCGCCTGATGACTTCGAGTCTTCGGACTGGGCGGGAAAAACAAACTTTTGGATTCGGGGCCGTCTGATTGGTGGCGATTACGGCAAAGAGACTGTGTCGATTCAGACGACCAAACCCCAAAAGAATGGGAAGAATATTGAAACAACACAAGTCGTAACACGAAGCAACGAAGACATACGAGCACCTTCGATTGTCAAACTCGCTGTAGTCTACAGCCTTTCTACTGACGTTCAACCCGAGTTCGTGCTTGCTCAGGATAGTGGTTCGGTGCGGGATCAAAGTGATGCGAATCGCACCAAAGGGGCAACGGTCGAAGCGTTTGTGCCGCTCAAGTTGAGCCTGGGAAGATTGATTGACGATGCCTCCCAAGCGGCTGCTTCTTCAGATGAGGCGCAACAAGCGGATTCACCAGACCATGAAGAGGGTGCTGCCAAGGAAGAACACCCTTCAGAAGATCCGACACAAGCCAACTCGAAAGAAGATTCAGAACAGGTCGCCAAAGGTAAAGCGATTTTCATAGGTGTGGAAGGTCAGCTTAGGGGTGATCTCGTGAACATGTTTATGTTAGCAGATCAACAATCGAATTCCGCGTTTGTTCCTTTGACGATTAATGCCCTTGTGGACAATCATTTTATTTGGATCGCTGCCAAAGATAACACACGCGGGTTGAGCGAAAGTGGTCTGATATCAATGTCCTTCCCCGTCTCACCAACCGAAGATGAACTTTTCGGACTCAAACGAAAGTGGTTGCAACTTAAGCCGAGTAAAGACAATCAAATGAAGGATTGGCGGCCCAAACTGTGTGGGGCTTATCTGAATTCCGTTTGGGCCAGTGCGCGCGAAACGCTCACTCGTGAATTACTCGACTCATCGACCGGAGAGCCAAATCTTACAGTGACACTCGCGCGGCCGCCCGTTTTAAGTAACACGCTCGAACTCCGTGTCCGTGAAAATCTAACTGAGGAAGACCGGAAGGAATTGTTAGAACTTGGAACCGGGCAAGTATTAAGTAATGTGGAAGACCTGCCCGGTGATTGGGTGTTGTGGCGATGCGTTGTTGACCCCCTGGATGAGTCGGCTGGTGATCGTGTCTATGCACTGGATGAAAACACGGGACGAATTCGATTTGGCGATGGCCTACATGGCTTAATTCCTCCAATTGGGAGAGACAACATTCTGGCGTTTCGCTATCAACGTACCGAACCCAATCAACCAGATGAAATTGATTCACCGGGTAATCAGGTCAAGGCGCGAAGCGAGCTTAATTTGGTTTCGCCTATTCCCAGTGTCGAAAAGGTTATCGCCGCAGACGATGCCGCTGGTGGGGCACCTCCCGAGTCGGACGAACGGGTGATGCAGTTTGGCCTCTCACGTTTGAGGCATCGCCAACGGGCCGTCACCTTGCGAGATTTCAAAGAGATTGCCTTGCAAAGTTCGCCGGAAATCGTACAGGCGCATGCGTTTCAGCGGCAAAGTTCAGTACAGCTTATTGTCGTGATGCGTGGCGACCAACCTAAACCAACGGCCGCACAGGTTCGTGCGTTACATCGAACGATTCTTGCTTCCTCATCAATATCATTATCGGCACCAAATGCCTTGGCCATTGAAGGGCCTACTCTGAGACGGTTTCGTATCTTGCTCAAATTGCAAGTTATTTCAATCGATGCAGCCGGTGAAGTGGCCAGAGAGGTTAAAAGACGTCTTCATACTTATTTCGATTCTGCTGGGGGAGGTGATGAAGGTGAAGGTTGGCCTGTCGGCGCCAACCCGAACGAAAGTGATATCTCCTTTGCATTACGCGACACACCAAATTTAGTCAGTATTATTAATGCTCATCTGGTTGAGGTGTTTAATGACAACGATGACAAACCATGGCCAGAGGCTTTAGACGGGACAGAACTCGCGTTACTGGCGAAAGACTCAGTTCGAATTCAGTTTGATATGGTGGAGGAGTTTAAATGA
- a CDS encoding baseplate J/gp47 family protein has product MSKLSPNLFQRRFQDLMEIGRASLQALAPEWTDHNAHDPGITLMELLAWTAEAQLYSLSRMRHDERQAYAALMGITDTGANSAHGLIWPDPNDINSPVNTFAENVIIPRDAIAHVEGLETTTFQLIDNQLWMPGRLTQLVTHCADGEKIDHTNTNMYGGQPFFPFGERAGCRDKFALSFTCRDKLPGSQSLQATSRHWVIGVQAAPSTQAKDESQTEVPALIRSALQATLVAGQDRIPIKVVSDDTYGMLRTGAIRLEFDNVKISPTTFTIEFHSEVGFARPPRIIRVGANVIPIEQVTRIFRELHVANGLPDWKLELKQPGLRYSMNKEPIAIEIAEPSGVKQWYRCERLSEKGPTDRFFEFDRKSDVATFGNGVNGKIPSAELHVMVTYHVCNGEQGSIARNRKWCVTGFSGVYGVNYSPISGGANALSPTSVRRHARDRVRKSHALITNDDISHAAISLPLLEVSRAWIAPPHRLAPRTGETTLVALRSRLGQSEPDTVPETPRWLEAIRCSLISRIPLGTRLAVIAPRYIDFFFQVELEAQQGIDSESLRMKLVKEFASRLALDDDGVTTPREPGASVTRNDLMNWMRSTAGVKRVLDLSLFKVNGENQKLDQEIRVPSYGLPRWNRRRTTITVIPTAMGGRR; this is encoded by the coding sequence ATGAGTAAACTCTCTCCAAACCTGTTCCAACGACGTTTTCAGGATCTGATGGAGATTGGCCGAGCAAGCTTGCAGGCGCTCGCTCCAGAATGGACCGATCACAACGCACACGACCCCGGAATTACACTGATGGAGCTGTTAGCCTGGACAGCCGAAGCTCAGCTCTATTCATTGTCCCGAATGCGTCACGACGAACGGCAAGCATATGCGGCATTGATGGGAATTACCGATACTGGTGCAAATTCTGCGCACGGGCTCATTTGGCCTGATCCTAATGATATCAATTCACCCGTCAACACGTTTGCGGAGAATGTGATCATTCCCCGCGATGCGATTGCCCATGTCGAGGGACTCGAAACCACCACTTTTCAGCTCATTGACAATCAACTCTGGATGCCAGGCAGGCTGACACAATTGGTCACGCATTGTGCCGATGGCGAAAAGATCGATCATACAAATACGAATATGTACGGTGGGCAACCATTTTTTCCCTTTGGTGAGCGTGCCGGTTGTCGAGATAAATTTGCGCTTTCTTTTACATGCCGTGACAAGTTGCCTGGTAGCCAGTCACTACAGGCAACTTCCAGACACTGGGTTATTGGTGTTCAAGCAGCGCCTTCTACACAAGCGAAAGATGAATCACAAACTGAAGTCCCCGCTTTGATTCGGTCTGCGTTGCAGGCGACGCTTGTTGCCGGGCAAGATCGTATTCCGATCAAGGTCGTTTCAGACGATACGTATGGAATGTTACGAACCGGGGCCATTCGGCTCGAGTTTGACAACGTGAAAATTTCACCAACTACATTCACGATTGAGTTTCATTCTGAAGTTGGCTTTGCTCGGCCTCCTCGCATTATTCGAGTTGGGGCAAACGTGATTCCAATAGAACAGGTAACTCGTATCTTCCGTGAACTCCATGTCGCCAATGGTCTGCCAGACTGGAAACTTGAACTGAAACAACCCGGCTTGCGATATTCCATGAACAAGGAGCCAATTGCAATCGAGATAGCAGAACCATCTGGCGTCAAGCAGTGGTATCGCTGTGAGCGGCTTTCCGAGAAAGGACCTACGGATCGATTTTTCGAATTTGATCGAAAGTCGGATGTGGCAACATTCGGGAACGGTGTGAATGGTAAAATTCCATCTGCAGAGTTACATGTAATGGTAACCTATCATGTTTGTAACGGCGAGCAAGGTAGTATCGCACGAAATCGGAAATGGTGTGTGACTGGTTTTTCTGGTGTCTATGGTGTGAATTACAGTCCAATCTCTGGTGGTGCGAATGCACTCTCACCAACGAGTGTGCGTCGACACGCCCGAGATCGTGTCCGGAAAAGCCATGCTCTCATTACCAATGATGATATTTCTCATGCTGCGATCTCGCTTCCTTTATTAGAAGTCTCGCGTGCCTGGATTGCACCCCCGCATCGACTTGCTCCACGAACGGGTGAGACAACATTAGTCGCACTGCGCAGTCGCCTTGGGCAATCAGAACCTGATACAGTTCCGGAAACTCCACGTTGGCTTGAAGCCATCCGCTGCAGTTTGATCTCTCGAATTCCTTTAGGCACACGGCTTGCTGTAATAGCGCCTCGTTACATTGACTTTTTCTTTCAAGTCGAGTTGGAAGCGCAACAGGGAATCGATTCAGAGTCACTTCGAATGAAATTGGTAAAAGAATTCGCCAGTCGTCTTGCCTTGGACGACGATGGAGTGACAACACCGAGGGAACCAGGGGCGTCAGTCACAAGAAATGATCTTATGAATTGGATGAGATCGACGGCTGGTGTGAAACGCGTTCTCGACTTGAGTTTGTTTAAAGTAAATGGGGAGAATCAAAAGCTAGATCAAGAGATTCGTGTTCCCAGTTACGGCTTGCCTCGCTGGAATCGTCGTCGAACGACAATTACTGTAATTCCAACGGCGATGGGAGGACGCCGATGA
- a CDS encoding PAAR domain-containing protein produces MGKPAARVGDSTSHGTPLGPGPGSATVFIESLPAWRAFSDFHTCPLSDGPKPHVGGVVAVGSYTVFIEKLPAARQGDSIIEVGPSNPISKGSRTVMIG; encoded by the coding sequence ATGGGAAAACCTGCCGCGCGTGTTGGAGACTCGACAAGCCATGGAACTCCGCTAGGACCCGGGCCAGGTAGCGCAACCGTTTTCATTGAATCATTACCGGCATGGAGAGCCTTTTCCGATTTTCATACTTGTCCATTGTCGGATGGTCCGAAGCCACATGTTGGCGGCGTTGTTGCTGTGGGAAGCTACACTGTATTTATTGAAAAATTACCCGCGGCTCGACAAGGAGACAGCATCATTGAAGTAGGGCCATCCAACCCCATTTCCAAAGGTTCTCGTACGGTGATGATCGGATGA